From one Eucalyptus grandis isolate ANBG69807.140 chromosome 9, ASM1654582v1, whole genome shotgun sequence genomic stretch:
- the LOC120288176 gene encoding probable endo-1,3(4)-beta-glucanase ARB_01444 — MAAKAKAFPFVFPRVESPFLPNPSPFFSPSLISARLPTNSFFQNFALNNGDQAEYIHPYLVKPSPSSVSVSFPSCVATSTSLYQVFNADLTISAVSSDDAACSSSAEALRHVISSYSDLGVTLDFAASNLKFILVRGSPYLTCLVNRRTEVAISTIHAILLLSSNSSRTKHTLKLNNNQTWLVYTSSLISFSHSLNAITSGRFSGVIRIAYLPDGGSFSEEVLDKFSSSYALSGDAVLTKPFCLEYKWEKRGWGNLLMLAHPLHVRLLSREDCRATVLEDFKYRSIDGDLVGVVGDSWVLRSNPVSVTWHSIRGIREESHNEIIQALRRDVASLNPATLTTISSYFYGKLMARAARLALIAEEVCYPEVIPTIGKYLKSTIEPWLDGTFSGNGFLYDAKWGGIITKLGSTNPGEDLGFGLYNAHHYHLGYFLYAIAVLAKIDPAWGRKYRPQAYSLMADFMNLGRRWNSNYPRLRCFDLYKLHSWASGLTEFGDGRNQESTSEAVNAYYSAALMGLAYGDTHLVTVGSTLVAMEIQAAQTWWHVREGDNLYEEDFTRENRVVGVLWANKRDSGLWFAGAERRDCRLGIQVLPLSPITEVLFSDIQFSKQLVDWTYPSLNREGIEGWRGFVCALEGIFDQSSALEKVRSLSGFDDGNSISNLLWWIHSRGDEEET; from the coding sequence ATGGCGGCAAAGGCGAAGGCGTTCCCCTTCGTCTTCCCGCGCGTCGAGTCCCCGTTCCTCCCTAATCCTTCACCCTTCTTCTCACCGAGCCTCATCTCTGCCCGGCTCCCAACCAACTCCTTCTTCCAAAACTTCGCTCTCAATAATGGCGACCAAGCCGAGTACATCCACCCCTACCTCGTCAAGCCCTCCCCATCCTCTGTCTCCGTCTCGTTCCCTTCTTGCGTCGCCACCTCCACCTCTTTGTACCAAGTCTTCAACGCTGACCTCACCATCTCTGCTGTCTCAAGCGACGATGCTGCGTGCAGCTCGTCTGCAGAGGCTCTGCGGCACGTGATCTCCTCGTACAGCGACCTCGGCGTCACGCTGGACTTCGCGGCTTCGAACCTGAAGTTCATCCTTGTTAGGGGGAGCCCCTACTTGACTTGCTTGGTGAACCGCAGGACGGAGGTTGCGATCTCCACAATTCACGCGATCCTCTTGCTATCTTCGAACAGTAGTCGCACCAAGCATACTTTAAAGCTCAACAACAATCAGACTTGGCTTGTTTACACTTCCTCACTAATTAGTTTCAGTCATAGTCTCAATGCAATTACTTCCGGAAGGTTTTCAGGGGTTATTAGGATTGCTTATTTGCCCGATGGTGGATCATTTAGCGAGGAGGTTTTGGATAAGTTCAGTTCTTCGTATGCTCTGTCTGGTGATGCTGTGTTGACTAAGCCATTTTGTTTGGAGTACAAATGGGAGAAGAGAGGATGGGGGAATCTGCTCATGCTCGCACACCCGCTCCACGTTCGACTTTTGTCTCGTGAGGATTGCCGTGCCACTGTGTTGGAAGACTTTAAGTATAGGAGTATCGATGGTGATCTTGTTGGTGTGGTTGGAGATTCCTGGGTGTTGAGATCTAATCCTGTCTCTGTTACTTGGCATTCAATCAGAGGCATCAGGGAGGAGTCACACAATGAAATCATTCAAGCCCTCCGTAGGGATGTGGCGTCCCTTAATCCAGCTACATTAACGACAATATCATCTTATTTTTATGGGAAATTGATGGCTAGAGCGGCGAGGTTGGCTTTGATTGCTGAGGAGGTGTGTTATCCTGAAGTTATCCCGACCATCGGGAAATATTTGAAGAGCACCATAGAGCCATGGTTGGATGGGACTTTTAGTGGTAATGGATTCTTGTATGATGCGAAATGGGGTGGGATTATCACCAAGCTAGGATCGACCAATCCTGGTGAAGATCTTGGTTTCGGGTTGTACAATGCTCATCACTATCATTTAGGGTACTTCCTTTATGCAATTGCTGTCCTTGCAAAGATTGATCCCGCATGGGGAAGGAAGTATAGGCCTCAAGCTTATTCACTGATGGCGGATTTCATGAACTTGGGGAGAAGATGGAATTCTAATTATCCGCGTCTGAGGTGCTTCGACCTGTACAAATTGCACTCTTGGGCCAGTGGATTGACTGAATTTGGGGATGGGCGGAATCAGGAGAGCACTAGCGAGGCTGTGAATGCTTACTATTCAGCTGCTTTAATGGGATTAGCCTATGGAGACACCCATCTTGTCACCGTCGGGTCAACGCTCgttgcaatggaaattcaggCAGCTCAAACATGGTGGCATGTTAGAGAAGGCGATAATTTATATGAGGAAGACTTCACTAGGGAGAACAGGGTGGTGGGTGTTCTGTGGGCTAACAAAAGGGACAGTGGTCTTTGGTTTGCCGGTGCGGAGCGAAGAGACTGTAGGCTTGGAATTCAGGTTTTGCCTCTGTCACCCATCACTGAGGTCCTATTCTCAGATATCCAGTTTTCGAAACAGCTGGTGGATTGGACATACCCGTCACTGAACAGGGAGGGAATTGAAGGATGGAGAGGATTTGTGTGTGCCTTGGAAGGGATTTTTGACCAAAGTAGTGCGCTGGAAAAAGTGAGGAGCTTGAGCGGTTTTGATGATGGGAACTCTATTTCGAATCTTCTGTGGTGGATTCATAGTAGAGGTGATGAAGAAGAGACATGA